A region from the Thermanaeromonas toyohensis ToBE genome encodes:
- a CDS encoding 2-oxoglutarate ferredoxin oxidoreductase subunit alpha, protein MRRTLDTGNAAITEGAIIAGCRVFAGYPITPATEIAENMSRRLPQVGGYYLQAEDELAALHICIGASLGGLKAMTATSGPGYILYADPYGWAIGSEIPVVIVNAQRVGPVSGITGAPGQGEFYLSRYPTQGGNFETIVLAPNSVQEAFTLTVEAFYLAERFRTPVTLLADQLVTDGWETLILPETEEEIQAMGLKVIPRRIKEGPEFYPATDEIDIPPVVLGHNTGAACSDWTPTAEGYDTEEVEWQHKHAYRLIYKIRNHKDLITRYEAYFLEDDPEVILVSYGSPSRVVKSAVKAAREKGLKVGGLRLISLWPFPDEIFTKTAKYLSVELNYDGQLVREVQRAMPKGSEVHFMGKCGELPTVAELMELIEALLKGQPLKAKPWEMEAW, encoded by the coding sequence ATGAGGCGCACTTTGGATACAGGTAATGCGGCTATTACCGAGGGGGCTATTATAGCAGGTTGCCGGGTCTTTGCCGGTTACCCTATCACCCCAGCTACGGAGATAGCAGAAAACATGTCCCGGAGGCTTCCCCAAGTAGGAGGATATTATCTCCAAGCCGAAGACGAACTAGCCGCCCTGCACATATGCATAGGGGCCTCTTTAGGTGGCCTTAAGGCCATGACCGCCACCTCCGGTCCTGGCTACATTCTTTACGCTGACCCTTACGGCTGGGCCATAGGCAGCGAAATACCAGTAGTCATAGTCAACGCCCAGCGGGTAGGCCCGGTGAGCGGCATTACCGGTGCACCGGGGCAGGGCGAATTTTACCTAAGCCGCTACCCCACCCAGGGGGGCAACTTTGAAACCATAGTCCTAGCCCCCAACAGCGTACAAGAAGCCTTCACCTTAACCGTAGAAGCCTTCTACCTAGCTGAGCGCTTCCGCACTCCCGTAACCCTTTTAGCCGACCAGCTAGTCACCGATGGCTGGGAGACCCTTATCCTGCCCGAAACAGAAGAAGAAATACAGGCCATGGGCCTTAAAGTGATACCCCGCAGGATAAAAGAGGGGCCCGAATTTTACCCCGCCACTGACGAAATAGACATACCCCCAGTAGTTTTAGGACACAACACAGGGGCCGCCTGCTCCGACTGGACACCCACCGCCGAAGGATATGACACCGAAGAAGTAGAATGGCAGCATAAACATGCCTACCGTCTCATCTACAAAATAAGGAACCACAAAGACCTCATCACCCGCTATGAAGCCTACTTCCTAGAAGACGACCCTGAAGTCATCCTAGTATCCTATGGAAGCCCCTCTCGAGTGGTAAAGAGTGCGGTCAAGGCAGCCCGGGAAAAGGGCCTAAAGGTAGGGGGATTGCGCTTAATCTCCTTATGGCCTTTCCCGGATGAAATATTCACCAAGACCGCCAAATACCTCTCCGTAGAACTGAACTATGACGGCCAGCTAGTGCGCGAAGTACAGCGGGCCATGCCTAAGGGGAGCGAAGTCCACTTCATGGGTAAATGCGGCGAGCTACCCACAGTAGCCGAACTAATGGAACTCATAGAAGCGCTACTAAAAGGGCAACCCCTTAAAGCCAAACCTTGGGAAATGGAGGCGTGGTAA
- a CDS encoding tripartite tricarboxylate transporter TctB family protein, producing MQKRSIGRIIFDGLLFLMSLYFYLLSGKFTYVATPGQLGPDFWPKLILILLMLLAVYDIIIGIYFKGGEGIESSSEEKAANKYPLLLAIGSILTIGYVYLVSFLGFPLTTFLYLIAFMYIGRYRKMRVIVASSFVTVIVLVLIFVKFVYVSLPLGEGVFADLTILLYRLLGIY from the coding sequence ATGCAAAAAAGAAGTATAGGTCGAATAATCTTCGATGGGCTCTTGTTCTTAATGAGCCTTTACTTTTACCTCTTATCCGGAAAATTTACTTATGTCGCTACCCCAGGCCAATTGGGGCCAGATTTTTGGCCTAAATTAATTTTAATACTTTTGATGCTGTTGGCAGTTTATGACATTATAATAGGAATTTACTTTAAAGGAGGAGAGGGAATAGAAAGTAGCAGCGAAGAAAAAGCTGCTAACAAGTATCCTTTGTTGTTAGCAATAGGAAGTATTTTGACCATAGGCTACGTATACCTGGTCTCTTTTTTGGGATTCCCCCTCACTACTTTCTTATATTTGATAGCTTTTATGTATATTGGGCGCTATAGAAAGATGAGGGTTATTGTGGCAAGTAGTTTTGTTACTGTTATCGTGTTGGTATTAATTTTTGTCAAATTTGTATATGTATCCCTTCCATTGGGAGAAGGAGTCTTTGCTGATCTGACTATTCTGCTTTATAGATTGCTAGGTATCTACTGA
- a CDS encoding alkaline phosphatase family protein has protein sequence MLPKILIFCLDGCAPAYLQQGVTPNLEAVGRQGFYRLVQAAAPTVTNVNHATILTGSFPDKHGVTGNFWYDPQSEARGFVEDPGFVQEETIIDLYARCGGRAAILTVKGKVVDIFGRGISLKLSVEKPDPSFFNWLGLKSPPPVASIEASIWLLEACYRLLKQDKGIDLIYCTTNDYPFHHFGPETAEGQRFIKEVDRWIGLILDLDPDREVYITADHGMNSKRHLVNMQKKLEAAGLDVVCVGVIKDRYKENHPYEEGGALYLYLRQSSQEETLIQYLKASPFIDSFYKRQEAALQFHLPPDRIGDWVLFAPPDVAFAEVEEEELIIPVRTHGSLYEREVPLFALNARRPAEEYIYTRDIVCYLKQDLTDK, from the coding sequence ATGTTACCCAAGATTCTTATTTTCTGCCTAGACGGCTGTGCTCCAGCCTACCTACAGCAAGGGGTTACCCCCAACCTCGAAGCTGTAGGTAGGCAGGGTTTCTACCGCTTAGTACAAGCGGCGGCTCCTACAGTAACTAATGTTAACCATGCCACTATCCTGACAGGGAGCTTCCCTGATAAGCATGGTGTGACCGGTAACTTTTGGTACGATCCCCAAAGCGAAGCCCGGGGCTTTGTTGAAGATCCTGGGTTCGTACAGGAAGAGACTATAATAGATCTATATGCTCGTTGTGGGGGTAGAGCCGCTATATTGACAGTCAAAGGTAAGGTTGTGGATATTTTTGGACGAGGTATATCCCTTAAATTAAGTGTAGAGAAACCCGACCCAAGTTTTTTTAACTGGCTGGGCCTTAAAAGTCCGCCTCCCGTAGCCTCGATAGAGGCTAGTATCTGGCTTTTAGAGGCCTGTTACCGATTACTTAAGCAGGATAAAGGGATTGACCTAATTTATTGCACTACCAATGATTATCCTTTCCACCACTTTGGACCCGAAACAGCAGAAGGACAAAGGTTTATAAAAGAGGTTGACCGGTGGATAGGCCTTATTCTGGATTTAGATCCCGACCGGGAAGTCTACATCACTGCTGATCACGGCATGAATTCTAAAAGGCATCTAGTAAATATGCAGAAAAAATTAGAAGCGGCAGGTTTGGATGTAGTATGTGTAGGAGTTATCAAGGATCGGTATAAAGAAAACCACCCTTATGAGGAAGGGGGGGCTCTTTACCTTTACTTGCGACAAAGTAGCCAAGAAGAGACTCTTATCCAGTATCTAAAGGCTTCTCCCTTTATCGATTCCTTCTATAAACGTCAAGAGGCTGCCCTTCAATTTCACCTTCCACCAGACCGGATAGGGGACTGGGTGCTTTTTGCTCCGCCTGACGTGGCTTTTGCAGAGGTGGAGGAAGAAGAGCTAATTATTCCTGTACGTACCCATGGTTCCCTATATGAACGAGAAGTCCCCTTGTTTGCTTTAAACGCCCGGCGCCCTGCAGAAGAATATATTTATACGCGGGATATTGTATGTTATTTAAAACAAGACCTAACCGACAAGTGA
- a CDS encoding FAD-dependent oxidoreductase, with protein sequence MAASACSLSHSIAPCQEACPVGIDVPRYIRYIRQGKFSEALAVIRERIPFPAICGYACVHPCEAKCARNQLDQPVAIRLLKRAAEEEGGKAERKAGGSTSTGKKVAVIGSGPCGLTAAYYLARKGHQVTVYEAQPEPGGMMRYGIPPYRLPREVLDREIAGIKEAGVEIKTGQRIESLAGLKNQGYDAILLACGSWQGARLGIEGEDLPGVREGLSFLREVNSGERPQVGRKVGVIGGGNTAIDAARTAVRLGAKEVTILYRRTREEMPASFEEIEGALEEGVKIEFLVAPVRIKQQDGALEITCTKMKLEGKDKDGRPRPVPIPGSEFNLTFDNIIIAIGQVPDIPPGWGLEVKEGRLLVKEGGQILNQEGLFAAGDIVTGPASIIEAIAQGREAAQAIDRFLGGDGRIEEKLLPQEEEEGAEPELKRGVERVYVHNLPLRQRMTSFATVELGYDKSAAIKEAKRCLSCDIRAYRVEVDGQACKECGYCSEICSLGVFAPADYFNDRGYKPMVAARSEKCIGCLDCFFICPDFAINIQKLAQGDGIK encoded by the coding sequence ATGGCAGCTTCAGCCTGTTCTTTAAGCCACAGTATTGCACCTTGCCAAGAAGCCTGCCCGGTAGGAATCGATGTGCCGAGGTATATAAGGTACATCAGGCAAGGTAAATTTAGCGAAGCCTTAGCCGTCATCCGCGAAAGAATACCCTTTCCGGCCATCTGTGGGTACGCTTGTGTGCACCCATGTGAAGCTAAATGCGCCCGCAATCAACTAGACCAGCCGGTGGCTATCCGGCTACTAAAAAGAGCGGCCGAGGAGGAGGGAGGAAAGGCGGAAAGGAAAGCCGGTGGGTCTACCTCCACGGGAAAGAAGGTAGCTGTTATTGGCTCTGGACCGTGCGGGCTTACAGCAGCTTATTACCTGGCCAGGAAAGGCCACCAGGTAACAGTCTATGAAGCCCAACCTGAGCCCGGCGGTATGATGCGTTATGGTATCCCTCCCTACCGCTTGCCTCGGGAGGTACTGGATAGGGAAATTGCAGGTATAAAAGAAGCTGGTGTGGAGATAAAAACAGGGCAAAGAATAGAATCCCTGGCTGGGCTAAAGAACCAAGGATATGACGCTATTTTGCTAGCCTGCGGCAGCTGGCAGGGAGCCAGGCTTGGTATTGAAGGCGAGGATTTGCCTGGAGTACGGGAAGGTTTGAGTTTCTTACGGGAAGTAAATAGCGGCGAGAGGCCTCAAGTGGGAAGAAAGGTAGGCGTTATCGGCGGGGGGAATACGGCTATAGATGCTGCCCGCACGGCGGTACGCCTAGGGGCCAAAGAAGTTACCATATTATACCGCCGGACAAGGGAAGAGATGCCGGCTAGCTTTGAAGAGATCGAGGGAGCCCTAGAAGAAGGGGTCAAAATCGAATTCCTGGTGGCTCCCGTTAGGATCAAGCAGCAGGACGGCGCTTTGGAGATAACCTGTACCAAGATGAAATTAGAAGGTAAAGACAAGGATGGCCGGCCCCGGCCCGTACCCATACCGGGAAGCGAATTTAACCTCACCTTTGACAATATAATTATAGCCATTGGGCAAGTACCGGACATACCACCAGGATGGGGATTAGAGGTAAAAGAGGGGAGGCTCTTAGTTAAAGAAGGAGGACAAATCCTAAACCAAGAAGGCCTATTTGCCGCAGGGGACATAGTCACCGGCCCGGCCTCCATCATCGAGGCCATAGCCCAAGGCAGGGAAGCAGCCCAAGCCATCGACCGTTTCCTCGGTGGTGATGGGAGAATAGAAGAAAAACTTCTTCCCCAAGAAGAAGAGGAGGGAGCAGAACCTGAGCTAAAGAGAGGAGTGGAGCGAGTATACGTACACAACCTACCTTTACGCCAGAGGATGACCTCCTTTGCCACTGTAGAACTAGGATATGACAAAAGCGCAGCCATAAAAGAAGCCAAGCGATGCTTATCCTGTGATATTAGAGCTTACCGGGTAGAAGTTGATGGCCAGGCCTGCAAGGAATGCGGCTATTGTAGTGAGATCTGTAGCCTGGGAGTATTTGCTCCCGCCGACTACTTCAACGACCGGGGCTACAAGCCCATGGTAGCTGCCCGGAGCGAGAAATGCATAGGCTGTCTGGACTGCTTCTTCATATGCCCCGACTTTGCCATCAATATTCAAAAACTAGCACAGGGGGACGGTATAAAATGA
- the sucC gene encoding ADP-forming succinate--CoA ligase subunit beta, with protein MKLYEYEGKELFRRGGIPVPQGKVASSPEEAYLVAAEIGKEVVIKSQILQGGRGKAGGIKFAASPEEAKAWASELLGQKLKTEEIKKVLVEEKLDIAEEWYLSFTVDPAAGAPLLMASRSGGVDIEEIALQTPEKIITERINIFHGLMPFQARRAAFALGLEGNKVNELASLLLKLYRLFRQYDAELVEINPLVVTSQGEFIAADAKVIIYDNALYRQKEFVKGPERFEDEREYRASQYGLSYVKLDGNIGVLCTGAGLTMTTLDLITYYGGRPANFLEFGGATYRNSYYALEIVLSDPDVKVILINTFGLVARADVISEGLAQAIEELKPQVPIVASIRGTGEEEARKILESRVGLKLFPNVEAAVQEAVRLAGSS; from the coding sequence ATGAAGCTATATGAATATGAGGGGAAAGAGCTATTCCGGCGGGGAGGAATACCTGTTCCCCAAGGGAAGGTAGCTAGCAGCCCTGAAGAAGCCTATTTAGTAGCAGCCGAGATAGGGAAAGAAGTGGTTATAAAGTCCCAGATATTGCAAGGAGGTCGAGGCAAAGCCGGGGGTATAAAGTTCGCTGCTTCTCCTGAAGAGGCGAAAGCCTGGGCCAGCGAGCTTCTGGGCCAGAAGCTTAAGACAGAAGAAATAAAGAAGGTGCTAGTAGAAGAGAAGCTAGACATCGCTGAAGAATGGTACCTTTCCTTCACTGTAGATCCAGCGGCGGGCGCCCCCCTCCTTATGGCCAGCCGGTCGGGAGGAGTAGACATAGAAGAGATAGCTCTTCAGACGCCAGAGAAGATCATTACCGAAAGGATCAACATTTTCCATGGCCTTATGCCTTTCCAAGCCCGTCGCGCTGCCTTTGCTTTAGGACTAGAAGGGAATAAAGTAAATGAATTAGCCTCCCTCCTGCTAAAGCTTTACCGTCTATTTCGCCAGTATGATGCTGAACTAGTGGAGATCAACCCCCTAGTGGTTACCTCACAAGGAGAGTTTATAGCTGCTGACGCTAAAGTAATCATTTACGATAACGCCCTTTACCGCCAGAAGGAATTTGTAAAAGGCCCGGAAAGGTTTGAAGACGAAAGGGAATATAGGGCTTCCCAATACGGGCTGAGCTATGTAAAGCTAGACGGCAACATAGGAGTGCTTTGCACCGGAGCTGGCCTTACCATGACCACCCTAGATCTCATCACCTATTACGGTGGACGTCCAGCTAATTTCCTAGAATTTGGTGGAGCCACCTATAGGAACTCATATTATGCCCTGGAAATAGTCTTAAGCGACCCGGATGTAAAAGTGATACTCATAAACACCTTTGGGTTAGTGGCACGGGCAGACGTTATAAGCGAGGGGTTGGCCCAAGCCATTGAAGAACTAAAGCCCCAAGTACCCATAGTGGCTTCCATACGGGGCACTGGAGAAGAAGAAGCGCGTAAAATTTTGGAGAGCCGCGTAGGCTTAAAACTTTTCCCCAACGTAGAAGCGGCAGTACAAGAAGCTGTACGCCTAGCAGGATCCTCTTAA
- a CDS encoding thiamine pyrophosphate-dependent enzyme yields the protein MDYLATKYLRPRKIPSTACSGCGLGQIHKKVVKAIDELGLDIGDVIWGTGIGCAGRQTFNTWKGDNFAGTHGRVYALATGLRLALPPDKKIILTVGDGDAFGIGFNHLLNCARRNVDITVIVCDNLGYMSTGGQYGWTTPEGYRTDSSPYGMWEPNWMQGGRDVLNILREAGATFLARHTSIEGQEAVESIKKAILNKGFSLVHMPYPCVTNFAERALGSRRPAVMYKWFKERTIKLNERVDEKALGDIYFRTGIYHDASNSRPEFAESLRSRVAEIQRRFR from the coding sequence ATGGATTATCTCGCTACCAAATACCTAAGGCCACGGAAGATACCCAGCACAGCCTGTAGCGGCTGCGGCTTAGGCCAGATCCATAAAAAAGTAGTAAAAGCCATTGACGAACTAGGGCTAGACATCGGGGACGTAATCTGGGGCACAGGTATAGGCTGCGCTGGTCGCCAGACCTTTAACACCTGGAAAGGGGATAACTTCGCCGGAACCCATGGCCGGGTCTACGCCCTAGCCACAGGACTGAGACTGGCTTTACCGCCAGACAAAAAGATCATCCTCACTGTAGGCGACGGTGACGCCTTCGGTATCGGCTTTAACCACCTTTTAAATTGCGCCCGCCGGAATGTGGATATTACCGTCATCGTATGCGATAACTTAGGCTACATGTCCACAGGAGGCCAATACGGCTGGACTACACCAGAAGGCTACCGCACAGATAGTAGCCCTTACGGGATGTGGGAGCCCAACTGGATGCAAGGCGGCCGAGATGTACTAAATATCCTGCGGGAAGCGGGAGCCACTTTCCTGGCCCGGCATACGAGCATAGAAGGCCAGGAGGCAGTAGAGAGCATAAAGAAGGCCATCCTCAATAAAGGCTTCTCCTTGGTGCACATGCCCTACCCTTGCGTTACCAACTTTGCCGAAAGGGCCCTGGGCAGCAGAAGACCTGCCGTAATGTACAAATGGTTTAAAGAGCGCACTATTAAGCTTAATGAAAGGGTGGACGAGAAAGCCTTAGGGGATATATATTTTCGCACAGGCATCTACCATGACGCCAGCAATAGCCGGCCCGAGTTTGCCGAATCTTTAAGGAGCCGGGTGGCCGAAATACAGAGGAGGTTCCGGTAA
- the sucD gene encoding succinate--CoA ligase subunit alpha → MAILLTKDTKVLVQGITGNEGTFWTRHMLDAGTKIVAGVTPGKGGNQVHGVPVYNTVAEAVKKHGAEASVVFVPPAFAKDAVFEALEAGIKLVVLLADGVPLHDAMEIRALSRQIGATVLGPNTPGMASIGQAMLGFIPVWLADVYRVGPVGVVARSGSLTNEVCSHIVAAGLGQSTFVGLGGDPVPGTRLTEVMALFEKDPATEALVVIGEVGGTMEEEAAEMIERREFTKPVVCFIAGRSAPPGKKMGHAGAIITMGKGSVKGKEEALKRAGALVATRPAEVGRLLREALRS, encoded by the coding sequence ATGGCTATATTACTCACTAAAGACACGAAAGTTTTAGTCCAGGGCATTACAGGGAATGAAGGCACCTTTTGGACCAGGCACATGCTGGATGCGGGCACTAAAATAGTGGCGGGGGTTACCCCGGGCAAAGGTGGAAACCAGGTACACGGAGTACCGGTCTACAACACAGTAGCTGAGGCGGTAAAAAAGCATGGGGCAGAAGCTTCCGTAGTATTTGTTCCTCCGGCCTTTGCTAAAGATGCTGTATTTGAAGCCCTGGAGGCAGGGATAAAGCTGGTAGTATTGCTAGCCGACGGGGTTCCTTTACATGATGCTATGGAAATACGGGCTTTAAGCCGGCAGATCGGAGCGACTGTCTTAGGGCCCAATACGCCGGGTATGGCCAGCATAGGCCAAGCCATGTTGGGCTTTATCCCTGTATGGCTAGCGGATGTGTACCGTGTTGGCCCTGTTGGCGTAGTAGCCAGGAGCGGTAGCCTTACCAATGAAGTATGCTCCCACATTGTAGCTGCAGGGCTGGGGCAGAGCACTTTTGTAGGCTTAGGAGGGGACCCGGTCCCTGGGACCCGGCTAACTGAGGTCATGGCTCTTTTTGAGAAAGATCCAGCCACAGAAGCGCTAGTAGTTATAGGGGAAGTAGGGGGCACCATGGAGGAAGAGGCGGCTGAAATGATAGAGAGAAGGGAGTTTACTAAGCCGGTGGTATGCTTCATTGCTGGCCGCTCTGCCCCGCCTGGTAAGAAGATGGGTCACGCGGGAGCCATCATCACTATGGGTAAAGGTTCAGTTAAAGGGAAGGAAGAGGCTTTAAAGAGAGCGGGCGCCCTGGTAGCCACCAGGCCCGCAGAGGTAGGCAGGCTTCTTAGGGAGGCTTTGAGAAGTTAA
- a CDS encoding 2-oxoacid:acceptor oxidoreductase family protein has translation MAKRTEVLVSGFGGQGVVRIGQALSLAAVYQGLYTTMLISHGTETRGGYVRSQVVMSEEPIDSPVVENPDYFCALSKAAYNRFKHLVSHGIIIYDPGYVEPDDSLKVKQIPLNARDLAEEKLGRELFANAIVMGALSKLMAGLLDKDIVIKAMLERIPRFHEENKKAFELGYSLL, from the coding sequence ATGGCCAAAAGGACCGAAGTATTGGTAAGCGGATTTGGAGGCCAGGGAGTGGTAAGGATAGGCCAGGCTTTAAGCCTTGCGGCAGTATACCAGGGGCTATACACCACCATGCTTATAAGCCATGGGACAGAGACCCGGGGGGGTTATGTCCGCAGCCAGGTAGTCATGTCTGAGGAGCCCATCGATAGCCCGGTGGTGGAGAATCCCGATTATTTCTGCGCCCTTTCCAAAGCAGCTTATAACCGGTTTAAGCATTTAGTAAGCCACGGGATAATAATCTACGACCCAGGCTACGTAGAACCCGACGATAGCCTTAAAGTTAAGCAGATCCCCCTTAACGCTAGAGATTTAGCGGAAGAAAAGCTCGGCCGGGAGCTTTTCGCCAACGCTATTGTCATGGGGGCCTTAAGCAAGCTTATGGCAGGCTTGCTGGATAAGGATATAGTTATAAAAGCCATGCTGGAGCGTATCCCCCGGTTCCACGAAGAAAACAAAAAGGCTTTTGAACTAGGATATAGCCTGCTTTAA
- a CDS encoding tripartite tricarboxylate transporter substrate binding protein, which yields MFRYLMGRRIIWRIAIIITISTVGIFLLSACSKTGGPGASQSSQEAPKSAQEEKYPTRPIEFIVPWGPGGGADQLARKSATLLEKILRVPLPVVNVPGATGGTGMSKLLAAPADGYSMAIYIGDSHAVLGTGAASWKMEDIVAVARMIKAPSFLFVRYDDNRFKTWADFEKEAKAKPGQLKVATLGKGSLDHLTLAYLASKGIQVTDVPYANPGERYTALLGGHVDALYEQAGDVRQYITGNQIRPIIIFNEERYPAFKDVPCSKELGYDIYLPQFRAIVVKAGTAKEKVKKLSEAFKQVYNDPEYQKFLEEQYGTKDSFMDADTATAFLKSELDTYVKLMTQFGLRK from the coding sequence ATGTTTCGCTATCTTATGGGAAGGAGAATTATATGGAGAATAGCGATCATAATTACTATAAGTACAGTAGGAATTTTTCTTCTTTCTGCGTGTAGTAAAACGGGAGGTCCTGGAGCTTCCCAGAGTTCGCAGGAAGCTCCTAAGAGCGCCCAAGAAGAAAAATATCCTACTAGACCCATTGAATTTATTGTACCCTGGGGGCCTGGTGGTGGGGCTGATCAACTTGCTCGTAAATCTGCGACCTTGCTAGAGAAAATTTTAAGAGTACCCCTTCCTGTAGTAAATGTTCCTGGAGCCACCGGGGGTACAGGTATGTCTAAGTTACTGGCGGCACCGGCTGACGGATATAGTATGGCTATTTACATAGGGGATAGCCATGCGGTTCTTGGTACGGGAGCGGCTTCCTGGAAAATGGAGGATATCGTAGCAGTAGCCCGTATGATAAAGGCGCCTTCCTTCCTCTTCGTTAGATATGATGATAATCGGTTTAAGACTTGGGCGGATTTCGAAAAGGAAGCCAAAGCGAAGCCAGGGCAGTTGAAAGTAGCTACCTTAGGGAAAGGAAGTTTAGATCATCTAACCTTAGCTTATTTAGCCAGTAAAGGGATTCAGGTTACCGATGTTCCTTATGCTAATCCGGGTGAGCGCTATACTGCCTTACTGGGCGGGCATGTGGATGCCCTTTACGAGCAAGCAGGAGATGTCCGCCAATATATTACGGGAAACCAGATAAGACCCATAATTATTTTCAATGAAGAACGCTATCCGGCCTTTAAAGATGTACCCTGTTCGAAAGAGCTTGGCTATGATATATATCTACCTCAATTTCGAGCCATAGTAGTTAAAGCAGGAACCGCCAAGGAAAAAGTGAAAAAGCTTAGCGAGGCTTTTAAACAAGTATATAACGATCCCGAATACCAGAAGTTTTTGGAAGAGCAATATGGTACCAAAGATAGCTTTATGGATGCAGATACAGCTACAGCCTTTTTAAAGTCCGAACTGGATACTTATGTTAAACTTATGACACAATTTGGGCTGCGTAAATAA
- a CDS encoding tripartite tricarboxylate transporter permease — protein MEILVHLFEGFIHALHPINLFLLIIGLIAGLIAGILPGLTLVMGVILLLPFTYPMEATQAIILLTAVYVAGTYGGAFTSILFRIPGEPIHVPLLWDGYPMTRRGEAAKALGWTLFAAGGGGLVAAIIMTFVSEPFAKVALSFSTPEYFAIVFLGLTSVVALGRGSMSQAIMSLLLGLLIATVGVDDIYGAERFTFGSSLLRNGIDYLTVMVGTYAVAEIFTRLEEGFSTAVVQRLERIKTALPTLSEIRGIMGVLLRSIGLGTLIGAVPGAGATVASFVSYGVEKQYGRRRDKMGQGVPEGIVASQAAATASVGGALIPLLTLGIPGSGATAVILGAFLLHGIQPGPEVFRASLDLVYTIFASLYLGIILMCIMGWLGVKPLVKTLDAPEAVSSAIIMVLCFIGAFTIRNNITDVWMMVLFGILGYFMERFGFPIAPLVLGSILGPLAERAFMTTMLSYHNDFLIFFKRPVSGVFMVLAIISLFMPLLISLWQRQKANKNLIKAGG, from the coding sequence ATGGAGATATTGGTTCACTTATTTGAAGGGTTTATTCATGCTCTACACCCTATAAATCTTTTTCTTTTGATAATAGGGCTTATAGCGGGACTCATCGCTGGGATATTACCAGGACTAACTTTAGTTATGGGAGTAATTTTGCTTTTACCTTTTACTTATCCTATGGAAGCGACTCAAGCTATAATCCTTTTAACCGCAGTTTATGTAGCAGGTACCTATGGAGGGGCTTTCACTTCTATACTCTTTCGTATACCAGGAGAACCTATTCATGTCCCCTTACTTTGGGATGGATACCCCATGACACGACGGGGAGAAGCTGCCAAAGCCTTGGGGTGGACCCTTTTTGCTGCCGGTGGCGGCGGATTAGTTGCTGCTATAATTATGACTTTTGTTTCGGAACCCTTTGCTAAAGTAGCTCTCAGTTTCTCCACTCCAGAATATTTTGCTATAGTTTTTCTAGGTTTGACCAGCGTTGTAGCTTTAGGGAGAGGTTCTATGAGCCAAGCCATTATGTCTTTGCTTTTAGGACTACTTATAGCAACGGTAGGGGTGGATGACATTTATGGAGCAGAACGGTTTACTTTTGGGTCGTCTCTCCTCCGTAATGGGATAGACTACCTCACAGTAATGGTAGGTACCTATGCGGTGGCGGAGATTTTTACCCGCCTAGAAGAGGGGTTTTCTACTGCTGTTGTTCAACGTTTAGAACGGATAAAAACTGCCCTTCCTACCCTATCGGAAATCCGTGGAATTATGGGGGTACTTTTACGGAGCATAGGGTTAGGTACACTTATAGGTGCTGTACCTGGGGCAGGGGCTACGGTGGCTTCCTTTGTATCTTATGGGGTAGAAAAGCAATATGGCCGCAGACGTGACAAGATGGGGCAGGGAGTACCCGAGGGCATTGTAGCTTCTCAGGCGGCTGCTACAGCTTCAGTCGGGGGAGCCCTTATACCTTTGTTAACTTTGGGTATTCCAGGGAGCGGGGCTACGGCTGTAATTCTAGGTGCTTTTTTGCTCCATGGGATCCAGCCAGGCCCCGAAGTGTTCCGGGCTTCCCTTGATTTAGTTTACACTATTTTTGCCTCCCTCTATTTAGGGATTATCTTGATGTGTATAATGGGATGGCTAGGAGTAAAGCCCCTTGTTAAAACATTAGACGCTCCTGAAGCTGTTAGCTCAGCTATAATCATGGTCTTATGCTTTATCGGCGCCTTTACTATCCGCAATAATATTACAGATGTGTGGATGATGGTGCTTTTTGGTATATTGGGCTACTTTATGGAGCGCTTCGGTTTTCCTATCGCGCCCCTCGTATTAGGGAGTATTTTGGGCCCTCTGGCTGAACGTGCTTTTATGACAACTATGTTAAGTTATCATAATGATTTTTTGATTTTCTTTAAGCGCCCAGTGAGCGGTGTATTTATGGTATTGGCTATCATTTCTTTGTTTATGCCCTTGCTGATCTCCTTATGGCAAAGACAAAAGGCGAATAAAAATTTAATTAAGGCAGGGGGATAG